One region of Novipirellula artificiosorum genomic DNA includes:
- a CDS encoding sodium:calcium antiporter, whose translation MVYLFLVLGLVVLVIGAEFLVRGAVTLAEVARISPLVVGLTVVAFGTSAPELAVSTISGLKGDSAIALGNVVGSNILNVLLILGISAVIAPLSVSSQLIRLDVPIMIGVSVFVWLAAWDGSIGRGETVCMLLAFVTYTGWLIRSGRKETQALADDSTVTSKAASFKDDFRGFTGSTGFWIWTSKSNSPGSKSKLT comes from the coding sequence ATGGTCTATCTTTTCCTTGTGCTTGGCTTGGTCGTGCTGGTCATAGGCGCTGAGTTTTTGGTGAGGGGAGCTGTAACGCTGGCAGAGGTCGCAAGGATATCGCCTTTGGTCGTCGGCTTAACCGTGGTCGCGTTCGGAACCAGTGCCCCTGAACTGGCGGTTTCTACAATCTCCGGTCTCAAGGGTGACTCCGCAATCGCGCTCGGGAACGTAGTCGGCAGCAACATCTTGAACGTGCTGCTGATTCTGGGCATCTCGGCGGTGATCGCTCCCCTGTCGGTCTCGTCGCAACTGATTCGTTTGGACGTGCCGATCATGATCGGAGTTTCGGTCTTTGTATGGCTCGCGGCCTGGGACGGTTCGATCGGACGAGGTGAAACGGTGTGCATGCTGCTGGCGTTTGTGACCTACACCGGTTGGCTGATTCGTTCCGGACGTAAAGAAACGCAAGCACTTGCCGATGATTCGACGGTGACCTCCAAAGCCGCCAGTTTCAAAGATGATTTCCGCGGCTTTACTGGGTCAACCGGTTTCTGGATCTGGACTTCAAAATCGAACTCGCCAGGCTCGAAGTCCAAGCTGACGTAA
- a CDS encoding alkyl/aryl-sulfatase, producing MKVTSGIFIPLVVAVLAAGVANGQTQVEPKIALKMLNAQQQQFEQGIVKVADNVFTAVGFHGANTSMIVGTDGVIIVDTLMGPTSAANAFEAFRKYSDKPVKAIIYTHSHGDHIGGASAFVGGERPDIYATESFGSAEGVNKAVDPVKMKRNVRQFGRKLSPSESTNRGVAPANTYDRDRGKGHLPPTVTVPRSGLKTTIVGVDIEFHIGPGETDDAMFIWLPKQKVLLAGDNFYSSFPNLYAIRGTAYRDVLSWSESVAKMAEFRPHVLVPGHTMPIRGEASATAALKDYSEAIRSVYDQTVRGINAGKSPDQLAHEVKLPDHLKEKPYLIQFYGAVPHAVRAIYAGLLGWYDGNPTTLNPLEPKLKAQKMADLAGGTEKLTEQMESALAKQDYQWALELADHVKWLDDGDLKLARKVKITALRRLAAREFNAPNRNYYLSYANELESGQLSEVWF from the coding sequence ATGAAAGTAACTTCAGGGATATTTATCCCACTGGTAGTTGCGGTGCTGGCAGCCGGAGTTGCGAACGGACAAACGCAGGTCGAACCGAAGATCGCATTGAAGATGCTCAATGCGCAACAGCAACAATTCGAGCAGGGGATCGTCAAAGTCGCCGACAACGTCTTCACGGCCGTTGGATTTCACGGAGCCAACACGTCGATGATCGTCGGCACCGACGGTGTGATTATCGTTGACACGCTCATGGGACCGACCAGTGCTGCGAATGCGTTTGAAGCTTTTCGGAAGTACAGCGACAAACCGGTCAAGGCGATCATCTACACCCACAGCCACGGCGACCACATCGGTGGAGCCAGTGCCTTTGTGGGCGGTGAGCGACCAGACATCTACGCCACAGAAAGTTTCGGATCCGCTGAAGGCGTCAACAAGGCGGTGGATCCAGTCAAGATGAAACGCAATGTGCGTCAGTTCGGACGGAAACTGTCGCCGTCAGAAAGCACCAACCGCGGCGTTGCGCCGGCGAATACCTACGATCGCGATCGCGGCAAAGGGCACCTTCCCCCTACCGTGACGGTTCCGCGCAGCGGTCTGAAAACGACGATCGTGGGTGTCGACATCGAGTTTCATATCGGCCCGGGGGAAACCGACGATGCCATGTTCATCTGGCTCCCCAAGCAGAAGGTGTTGCTGGCGGGCGACAACTTCTACAGTTCGTTCCCCAACCTGTATGCGATTCGGGGCACGGCGTATCGCGATGTGCTGAGCTGGTCAGAAAGCGTTGCGAAGATGGCAGAGTTTAGGCCACACGTTTTGGTTCCAGGGCATACGATGCCCATCCGGGGAGAAGCGTCCGCCACCGCCGCGTTGAAAGATTACAGCGAAGCGATTCGCAGCGTGTATGACCAAACGGTTCGCGGCATCAACGCTGGCAAGAGTCCCGACCAGCTCGCGCATGAAGTCAAACTTCCCGATCATCTGAAAGAGAAACCGTACTTGATCCAGTTCTATGGCGCGGTGCCGCATGCGGTAAGAGCAATCTATGCCGGCTTGTTGGGCTGGTACGACGGCAATCCGACGACGTTGAATCCCCTCGAGCCAAAACTCAAGGCGCAAAAAATGGCCGACTTGGCCGGCGGCACAGAGAAACTCACCGAGCAAATGGAATCCGCTCTGGCGAAGCAAGACTACCAGTGGGCGTTGGAGCTCGCAGACCACGTGAAATGGTTGGATGATGGCGACTTGAAACTGGCCCGCAAGGTGAAGATTACGGCTCTGCGACGTTTGGCGGCACGCGAGTTCAATGCTCCGAATCGCAACTACTACCTCAGCTACGCCAATGAGCTTGAATCAGGTCAGTTGAGTGAAGTGTGGTTCTAG
- a CDS encoding toxin-antitoxin system HicB family antitoxin: MAMLSLRMRDDLKAKAQELASKQGVSLNSYINATLAATIAQTETLAMMGDRLSNVDREQLHARVMKFMSKTQAGTKPTPAEIERAVSGQ; this comes from the coding sequence ATGGCAATGCTTTCCTTGCGAATGCGAGATGACCTAAAAGCAAAGGCGCAAGAGTTGGCCAGCAAACAGGGCGTTTCGTTAAACAGTTACATCAACGCAACGCTTGCAGCCACGATCGCTCAGACCGAGACGCTCGCGATGATGGGCGACCGGCTAAGCAATGTCGATCGGGAACAGTTGCATGCACGAGTGATGAAGTTCATGTCCAAGACCCAAGCCGGAACCAAGCCGACTCCAGCCGAGATTGAGCGAGCAGTCTCGGGCCAGTAA
- a CDS encoding transposase — MNEEKIPFRGFDERGEVRVYYHGVLPHWRQENCTYFVTYRLADALPVGVIREFEYERDQWLLHRGIDPKPLSAEGFDWKNTVGQLPKNDQRLYERTMATKLNKYLDAGHGSCVLKRPDLAEIVANSLTHFHGDRVLTGNFVVMPNHVHVLMRPINGFELEDILQAVKSFTANAINRKLGVEGPFWMRESYDHIVRDPEQLEAFQNYIRANPEKAKLTSHEYILQDATYRLE; from the coding sequence ATGAACGAAGAGAAAATACCCTTTCGTGGTTTCGATGAGCGAGGCGAAGTCCGCGTGTACTATCACGGAGTTCTTCCCCATTGGCGTCAAGAGAATTGCACCTACTTTGTGACATACCGACTTGCTGACGCGCTCCCAGTCGGTGTCATTCGCGAGTTTGAATACGAACGTGACCAGTGGTTGCTTCATCGAGGAATCGACCCGAAGCCGCTAAGCGCGGAGGGATTCGACTGGAAGAACACCGTTGGGCAATTGCCGAAGAACGATCAGCGTCTTTATGAACGGACCATGGCGACGAAGCTCAACAAGTATCTCGACGCGGGACACGGAAGCTGCGTGTTAAAGCGTCCTGATCTCGCAGAAATCGTCGCGAACTCGCTGACGCATTTTCACGGTGATCGCGTGCTAACCGGTAATTTCGTCGTGATGCCGAATCATGTTCATGTGCTAATGCGACCGATCAATGGCTTCGAGTTGGAAGACATCTTGCAGGCTGTGAAGAGTTTCACTGCGAACGCGATCAATCGAAAGTTGGGGGTGGAGGGACCATTTTGGATGCGAGAGAGTTATGACCACATCGTGCGAGACCCCGAACAATTGGAAGCGTTCCAGAACTACATTCGCGCAAATCCGGAGAAGGCGAAGTTGACGTCGCACGAATACATATTGCAAGACGCCACTTACCGTCTCGAATAG
- a CDS encoding SOUL family heme-binding protein, protein MRKRMVYFTSIAVLVAIGVFVFNKSTRAGYESAEYKVIESDGNFEVREYPDLMLVATSTQIDAQGRDGSFMKLFRYISGANESEQKISMTTPVFMENDKADSEVQMGFVMPKEVAVEGVPSPTGPDVDVRKRAGGRFAVLRFSGRINKKLAKESETKLRAWMESKGLAADESPESSGVESASYDPPFTPGPLRRNEILIRLK, encoded by the coding sequence ATGCGTAAACGAATGGTGTATTTCACGAGTATCGCGGTATTGGTCGCGATTGGGGTGTTTGTGTTCAATAAGTCCACTCGAGCCGGCTATGAATCAGCCGAATACAAGGTCATCGAATCCGACGGCAACTTTGAAGTCCGCGAGTACCCCGACCTGATGCTGGTCGCCACGTCCACCCAGATTGACGCCCAAGGTCGCGACGGAAGTTTCATGAAACTGTTCCGCTACATCAGCGGTGCGAACGAGTCCGAGCAGAAGATCTCGATGACGACGCCAGTGTTCATGGAAAACGACAAAGCGGATTCGGAAGTTCAGATGGGATTCGTGATGCCAAAGGAAGTCGCAGTCGAAGGCGTGCCATCGCCCACTGGTCCCGATGTCGACGTCCGCAAACGAGCTGGCGGACGCTTCGCAGTCCTCCGATTCTCCGGCCGGATTAACAAAAAGCTCGCCAAAGAATCCGAAACGAAGCTCCGAGCTTGGATGGAATCGAAAGGCCTTGCTGCCGACGAGTCGCCTGAAAGTAGCGGCGTCGAATCTGCTTCCTACGATCCACCATTCACACCTGGCCCACTGCGGCGGAACGAAATCCTGATCCGGTTGAAGTAG
- a CDS encoding thiol-disulfide oxidoreductase DCC family protein translates to MSNQFLSTDHKVEVFYDGECPLCLREIKLLKWLDRKNRIQFTDIAAKDFSAADYGKTPDQFMDEIHGRLPDGQWIIGVEVFRQLYAAVGLGLLVWPTRLPGISSALNFGYQAFAKNRLRLTGRCTTETCEVN, encoded by the coding sequence ATGAGCAACCAATTTTTATCCACGGACCATAAGGTCGAGGTCTTCTACGACGGCGAGTGCCCATTGTGCCTGCGTGAAATCAAGCTGCTGAAATGGCTCGATCGCAAGAACCGCATCCAGTTCACCGACATCGCCGCTAAAGATTTCAGCGCCGCAGACTACGGAAAAACCCCCGACCAGTTCATGGATGAAATCCACGGTCGCCTTCCTGACGGCCAATGGATCATTGGCGTCGAAGTCTTCCGCCAGCTCTACGCCGCCGTCGGCCTCGGGCTGCTCGTCTGGCCAACCCGCCTCCCCGGCATCTCGAGTGCCCTCAATTTCGGCTACCAAGCCTTCGCCAAGAACCGCCTCCGGTTAACCGGTCGCTGCACCACCGAAACCTGCGAAGTGAACTAA
- a CDS encoding alkyl/aryl-sulfatase, which yields MKKLLTTLCLLVLGASSIQAQGANDATQRLRNQNAQFTEQIVKVADHVYVAVGYSVSNVSMIIGDDGVVIVDTGMMGEAANRIAKEFRAITDKPVKAIIYTHSHRDHTGGAPAFLGDERPQIWAHINFGSEARPWKAGGLTYQNVRGARQAGFTLPPEQRINNGVAPVRYPKRGGEVFSSRAGTNPTHFLENDRQTINIAGLELELVAAPGETNDGLFVWDPAGRVLFAGDNFYRSFPNLYAIRGTPNRSVRLWAESLGKLAAYDAEALVGGHTNPIKGAAEVKQVLTDYHSAVQFIHDKTVEGMNKGLMPDELVEYVQLPEDLASKDYLQPFYGHPEWGVRSVFNGYLGWFDGNPSNLFRLSPKAEALRVAKLAGGTDKLLQSARDALAADDNQWAAQLADHLLAINADDKDAKQVKANALTKLASDMVNATARNYYLTVARELRE from the coding sequence ATGAAAAAACTTTTAACTACGCTTTGCCTCTTGGTACTCGGTGCGAGTTCAATCCAAGCCCAGGGAGCGAATGACGCAACGCAGCGGCTAAGAAACCAAAACGCACAATTCACCGAGCAGATCGTCAAGGTTGCTGACCATGTCTACGTCGCGGTTGGCTACAGCGTATCGAACGTCTCGATGATCATTGGCGATGACGGTGTCGTCATCGTTGACACAGGAATGATGGGTGAGGCAGCTAATAGAATTGCAAAGGAATTTCGCGCAATCACCGACAAGCCGGTCAAGGCCATTATCTACACGCACTCGCACAGGGACCACACTGGCGGAGCGCCGGCGTTTCTCGGCGACGAACGGCCACAGATTTGGGCACACATCAACTTTGGCAGTGAAGCCCGACCATGGAAGGCTGGTGGTCTGACGTACCAGAACGTGCGAGGTGCAAGGCAAGCCGGATTCACGCTGCCGCCTGAGCAGAGAATCAACAACGGCGTCGCGCCGGTTCGCTATCCGAAACGGGGCGGTGAAGTTTTCTCGTCCCGCGCGGGAACGAATCCGACCCATTTTCTTGAAAACGACCGACAGACGATCAACATTGCGGGCTTGGAACTTGAACTCGTTGCAGCGCCCGGTGAAACGAACGATGGACTCTTCGTTTGGGATCCGGCAGGCAGAGTTCTGTTCGCCGGCGACAACTTCTACCGATCGTTTCCAAACCTGTATGCCATTCGTGGGACTCCGAATCGCAGCGTTCGTCTGTGGGCCGAGAGTCTCGGAAAGCTTGCCGCCTATGACGCGGAGGCGCTCGTTGGCGGACACACGAATCCGATCAAAGGCGCGGCCGAAGTCAAGCAAGTGCTGACCGACTACCACTCCGCCGTTCAGTTCATTCACGACAAGACGGTCGAAGGAATGAACAAGGGACTCATGCCCGATGAACTCGTCGAGTACGTGCAACTTCCCGAAGACCTCGCCAGCAAGGATTACTTGCAACCGTTCTACGGACATCCGGAGTGGGGAGTGCGCAGCGTCTTCAACGGCTACCTCGGCTGGTTCGACGGCAATCCTTCCAATTTGTTCCGTCTCTCACCGAAGGCTGAAGCTCTGCGTGTTGCGAAGCTGGCCGGAGGAACCGACAAGCTATTGCAATCCGCCCGCGATGCGCTGGCCGCAGACGACAATCAATGGGCAGCACAGCTCGCCGATCACCTGCTTGCCATCAACGCCGACGACAAAGACGCGAAACAAGTCAAAGCGAACGCATTGACCAAGCTCGCCAGCGACATGGTCAACGCAACCGCGCGCAATTATTACCTCACCGTCGCCCGCGAGCTAAGGGAGTGA
- a CDS encoding efflux RND transporter periplasmic adaptor subunit, which produces MKNSRARFFEFLKRWGSRLLFVPPLLVGVVVAVWIVGNRPQPELEVADEASRMLRVIEVPVVDVLPKLVGYGTATPGQTWQAVAQVDGRIVEVHPELESGSFVSKDQVLLKIDPTEYQYAVAQLEAEIGQAKALIEELTRTEENLQASLKIERDALNVTQREMKRIEQLVARNATAQSEVDAQQRSVLTQQQRLQEQRSALNLLPARKQSQQANLELKQAQLAQAQLDLKHTEIRAPFDCRLGTVTLDVDQYVAAGQSLFEAYSNDLVEVEAQAPMREVRRLIHNPNGAAAFEEISMQRVRDIFNVQAIVEMASGDLPARWSARFMRVRESLDPQTRSLSLVVGVDDPYQQVVPGARPPLLQGTYCRVTLIGQPRRDQVIVPRHALHVGHVYVLDGEQRLRRQAVEVVFQQDEFAVIGSGLVGGETLVVSDPTPAIEGMLVEPLKDNPLRERLIADARGVDAGSSPPSQSLEKQPAEVGGQR; this is translated from the coding sequence GTGAAAAACAGTCGAGCCAGATTCTTTGAGTTCCTAAAGCGATGGGGTAGTCGACTATTGTTCGTTCCGCCGTTGCTGGTGGGCGTGGTGGTCGCTGTATGGATCGTAGGAAATCGCCCACAGCCGGAGCTTGAGGTCGCCGACGAAGCATCGCGGATGCTGCGTGTCATCGAGGTTCCCGTTGTCGATGTGCTGCCGAAATTGGTTGGTTACGGAACGGCCACACCCGGACAAACGTGGCAGGCCGTCGCGCAGGTCGATGGTCGAATTGTCGAGGTTCATCCGGAACTTGAATCGGGTTCGTTCGTTAGCAAAGACCAAGTGCTACTGAAGATCGATCCGACGGAATACCAGTATGCAGTCGCTCAATTGGAGGCGGAGATCGGGCAGGCAAAGGCCCTCATCGAGGAACTAACGCGGACCGAAGAAAACCTGCAGGCGTCCTTAAAGATTGAGCGAGATGCGCTAAATGTGACTCAGCGAGAGATGAAACGCATTGAACAACTTGTTGCACGAAACGCCACGGCGCAATCCGAAGTCGACGCTCAACAGCGATCCGTCTTGACGCAGCAGCAGCGACTTCAGGAGCAAAGGAGCGCGTTGAACCTTCTGCCGGCTCGAAAGCAAAGCCAGCAAGCCAATCTCGAACTCAAACAGGCCCAATTGGCTCAGGCGCAATTGGACCTGAAGCACACGGAAATTCGTGCGCCGTTCGATTGCCGGTTGGGCACGGTTACGCTGGATGTCGACCAGTACGTCGCAGCGGGACAGTCGCTGTTTGAAGCTTACAGCAATGACCTCGTCGAAGTGGAAGCCCAAGCACCGATGCGCGAAGTGCGGCGGCTGATTCACAATCCGAACGGCGCGGCTGCGTTTGAGGAAATCTCGATGCAGCGGGTGCGCGATATCTTCAACGTGCAAGCGATCGTCGAGATGGCTTCGGGGGATTTACCGGCTCGTTGGTCGGCGAGATTCATGCGAGTGCGCGAGTCGCTCGATCCACAAACTCGTAGTTTAAGCTTGGTCGTGGGCGTCGACGATCCCTATCAGCAAGTGGTTCCCGGCGCGCGTCCGCCATTGCTGCAAGGCACGTACTGCCGCGTGACGTTGATCGGGCAACCTCGGCGTGACCAGGTGATCGTTCCGCGACATGCGCTTCACGTCGGACACGTTTATGTGCTCGACGGCGAGCAGCGTCTGCGACGGCAGGCAGTGGAGGTCGTGTTCCAGCAGGATGAATTCGCCGTCATTGGTAGCGGGCTTGTCGGCGGAGAAACGCTGGTTGTCTCCGATCCCACGCCGGCCATCGAAGGCATGCTAGTCGAACCGCTCAAGGATAACCCACTGCGTGAGCGACTGATTGCTGACGCCCGTGGCGTAGATGCTGGTTCGTCGCCGCCATCGCAATCGCTAGAAAAGCAGCCCGCGGAAGTTGGGGGCCAGCGATGA
- a CDS encoding MarR family winged helix-turn-helix transcriptional regulator: protein MHFDSESSPGFAIGRVAYLIRAGMAAVLKSAGWPFSPEETQTLITLSDAGEPLSMNELASLMIRDPTTVKRQLDRLVEQKFVERSVSSEDARIVMVGLTRRGEQKLQTVLPLLDDLRKTTITGISKSELEATQNVLRKMQRNLTKELTK from the coding sequence ATGCACTTTGACTCTGAGTCTTCGCCAGGATTCGCAATCGGCCGCGTCGCTTACCTGATTCGTGCGGGAATGGCCGCGGTGCTGAAGAGTGCCGGTTGGCCGTTCTCGCCGGAGGAAACCCAAACGTTGATAACTCTGTCAGACGCTGGTGAACCGCTTAGCATGAACGAGTTGGCGTCGTTGATGATTCGTGATCCGACGACCGTGAAACGCCAGTTGGATCGACTCGTCGAGCAGAAGTTTGTTGAGCGGAGCGTATCGAGCGAAGACGCTCGCATCGTGATGGTTGGATTGACTCGTCGCGGCGAGCAGAAACTTCAAACCGTCCTCCCACTGTTAGACGACTTGCGAAAAACGACCATAACGGGCATCTCGAAGTCAGAACTGGAAGCGACGCAAAACGTTCTGCGGAAGATGCAGAGGAACCTAACCAAGGAACTAACCAAATAA
- a CDS encoding GNAT family N-acetyltransferase, with translation MMTQETVEIRVATEKDRDAILAVHMNAFGKDEGPVIVKLVDEMLDDASGEPVLSLVAETDAGLVGHLLFTSVRVEPELLAERREPPGMSPEGSRPAAKKVSARILAPLAVVQDRQCQGIGGRLIQAGLSQLADSSVNLVFVLGYPDYYSRFGFKPAGVQGLQATYPIPPQNADAWMVAELTPGTIENCEGTVRCSGALDHPKYWIE, from the coding sequence ATGATGACGCAAGAGACAGTCGAGATTCGCGTCGCCACGGAGAAGGACCGAGATGCGATCCTTGCGGTACACATGAACGCCTTTGGCAAGGACGAAGGTCCGGTGATCGTCAAGCTGGTCGATGAGATGCTCGATGACGCTTCCGGCGAGCCGGTGCTATCGCTCGTCGCTGAGACTGATGCCGGATTGGTTGGCCACCTTCTATTTACATCCGTGAGAGTTGAACCGGAGTTGTTAGCGGAGCGGCGCGAGCCGCCCGGTATGTCACCGGAGGGCTCGCGCCCTGCCGCTAAGAAAGTCAGTGCAAGGATTCTCGCACCGCTGGCCGTTGTTCAAGATCGACAATGCCAGGGAATTGGCGGACGTTTGATTCAAGCGGGGTTGAGCCAGTTGGCCGACTCTAGCGTGAACCTCGTCTTCGTCCTCGGCTATCCCGATTACTATTCACGATTCGGGTTCAAGCCAGCCGGTGTTCAGGGTTTGCAAGCAACCTACCCGATCCCACCTCAAAACGCAGATGCGTGGATGGTGGCGGAACTGACGCCCGGAACGATTGAAAACTGCGAGGGAACCGTCCGATGCTCAGGAGCCTTAGACCATCCGAAGTACTGGATCGAGTGA